The following is a genomic window from Collimonas fungivorans Ter331.
TACTTGTTGGTTTTTTCGAAACGTTCCAGCAGCAGGTTGCCGCGCTCCACCGCGGTGTCCAGCGCCTGTTTCGGCGTGATCTTGCCGGTCCAGACGTTTTCCAGTTCTTCATCGATGATGGTGCGGATCTGCGGCATGTTGCCGAGGCGGATGCCGCGCGACTTGTCGGTAGTCTTGGTGATCATCTGCTTGACTGGAACATCGGTGCCGGGATTGCGCTCATAGAAACCGGACTTCCGGGTGATTTCGTAAGCCGCGGTGGTAGTCGGCAGGTAGCCGGTTTCCTGATGCCATTTGGCCTGCACTTCCGGTTTCGACAGGAACTTGAAGAACTTGGCGACGCCCTTGTAGTCTTCGGTTTTCTTGCCGCCCATGACCCACAGCGAAGCGCCGCCTATCATGGTGTTTTGCGGCGCGCCCGGCACGTCGTTGTAATACGGCAGGGTGGCGATGCCGAACTTGAACTTGGAATTCTTGGCGATGTCGGCATAGCTGGACGACGAACCGGTCAGGATGCCGCATTCGCCGGCATAGAATTTCGAGGTGGCTTCATCCTTGCGCCCGGCGTAGGTGAAGTAGCCTTGCTTGGCCCAGTTGGCCAGGTTTTCGATATGCTTGACGTGCAGCGGGCTGTTGAATTTCAGGCGCGTGTCGAGGCCGTCGAAACCATTGTTCTTGGAGGCGAACTCAACGTTGTGCCAGGTCGAGAACGATTCCAGCTCGACCCACGATTGCCAGGTGGTGGTGTAGGCGCACTTGGCGCCGCTGGCTTTCAGCTTGGCGGCGTCGACCGCGAGTTCCTGCCAGGTCACCGGCGGTTTGTTGGGATCGAGCCCGGCCTTGGTGAACATGTCCTTGTTATAGAACATCACAGTGGTCGAACTGTTGAACGGCAGCGACAGCAGGCCGCCGCCCTTAGGCGCAGCGTAATAGCCGCCGATGGCCGGCACGTAGGCGGAAGGATCGAACGGTTCGCCGGCCAGCTTCATGACTTCCGACACCGGCTTGATGGCGCCCTTGGAATACATCATGGTGGCGGTGCCGACTTCGAACACCTGCAGGATGTCGGGCGCGTTGCCGGCGCGGTAGGCGGCGGTTGCAGCTGCCATGGCTTCGTCGTAGGCGCCTTTGTAAACCGGGGTGACCTTGTATTCCGACTGGCTCTTGTTGAATTCGTCGGCCAGGCCGTTGACGCGGTCGCCGAGTGCGCCGGCCATCGAGTGCCACCACGATATCTCGGTGGCGGCGTGCGCCGCAATGCTCATGGTCGCTAGTGTGCAAGCGATAGCCAGTGCTTTCAATTTCATCAGGGCCTCCGTAAAATTTTTTATGGTAGCGAAGTCATATGACGACTGCGTGACAGCAGCGGCCTCGCTGTAAAGCCGGATTCTATAGGTGAGTTTGTCAGCCGCGCAATGTTTGTTTTTCTTATGCGCAATGAAAGACGATGTGCAGCCTGATTTACAAGCTTGATTCAGAGACTTGGTTTGCGGCTAGCTGTTGCTGCGCAGGCGCAGTTACGGGAAACGAGTCTAGTGTAATAATAATTACCGATAGTCCGAGACCTGTCTCTAGCTTTCATATTGAAAATCGGTGTATTCTCAAATACCATCAATCCGGGTGATTTTTACCCTGCGATCGATACAAGTGTAAATAAAATTACACAATAAAAACATCAGGAGACACCATGCCTCATGCACTTACCTGCCATACCGCCGGCTCCGCCGGTCTTGCCGTTTGCCGGAGCCGCGCATGATCCCGCGCCTGCTGTTCAATTCCGACCACGAGGAGTTTCGCCAGAGTTTGCGTCGTTTCCTGCAGGCTGAGGTCTTGCCGCGCCATGCCGCCTGGGAGGAGCAGGGTTTTGTCGACCGCGATGTCTGGCAGCGCGCCGGCGAGCTGGGTTTCCTGTGCACCAACATGCCGGAAAACTACGGCGGCTCCGGCGTCGACCGCAAGTTCAGCACCATCGTGCTGGAAGAGCTGGCCAGCAGCAACGCCTCGGGCATAGGCTGGCCGCTGCATTCCGACATCGTGGCGCCTTACCTGCTGCGGTACGGCAGCGAAGAGCTGAAGCAGGCCTGGCTGCCGAAGATGGCCGCCGGCACCGCGATCACGGCGATCGCGATGACCGAACCGGGCACCGGCTCGGACCTGCAGGCGATACAGACCACGGCGATCGAGGACGGCGACGACTACATCGTCAATGGTTCCAAGATATTCATCACCAACGGCTATAACAGCGACATGGTGGTGGTGGCGGTCAAGGTTGGCGACAAGAGCCGCGGAGCGAAGAATGTGTCCTTGCTGGTGATCGAGGCCGGCCGGCCCGGTTTCAGCAAGGGCAAGCCGCTGAAGAAGATCGGCATGAAGGCGCAGGATACCTGCGAGCTGTTCTTTGACAATGTGCGGGTCCCGAAGAGCAACATCATCGGCCAGGTCGGCGCCGGTTTCACCATGCTGATGCAAGAGCTGGCCTGGGAGCGCCTGCTGATTGCGATCACCTCGGTCGCCAATGCGGAAGCCATGCTCACCGCAACCATCGAATACACGCGCGACAGGCAAGCCTTCGGCCGCGCCGTGTCGTCGTTCCAGAATACGCGCTTCAAGCTGGCCGAGATGAAAACCGAACTGCAGATCGCGCGCGTGTTTGTGGATCGCTGCGTCGAGCTGGAAGTGGCAGGCGAATTGCGGGTTGACGCAGCGGCGGCCGCCAAGTACTGGTGCTCCGATTTGCAAGGCAAGGTGCTGGACCAGTGCTTGCAATTGCATGGCGGTTACGGTTTCATGCAGGAGTACCCGGTTGCGCGTGCGTATATCGATGCGCGCGCCCAGCGTATCTACGGCGGCACCAACGAAATCATGAAAGAGATCATTTCCCGATCAATATGAGTACGGGTTTTCTATTTTGAATAAAGATGCAGACTATGGAAAATGAATTGCAAAATGCGTTGCGTTATGACGGCCGGGTGGCGATTGTCACCGGCGCCGGCAACGGCCTGGGACGGGTGCATGCCTTGCTGCTGGGCGCGCGCGGCGCCCATGTAGTGGTGAACGACCTGGGCGGCGACGTCCATGGCGGCGGCAAGTCCAGCGCCGCTGCCGACCAGGTGGTGGCGGAGATCAAGGCGGCCGGCGGCAGCGCGGTCGCCAACTACGACTCGGTGGAAGACGGCAGCCGGATCGTGCAGACCGCGCTCGACCATTTCGGCGGCGTCGACATCGTGATCAACAATGCCGGCATCCTGCGCGACAGCAGTTTCGCCAAAATGAGCGCCGACGACTGGGACCTGATCTACCGCGTCCACGTGCTGGGCGCTTTCCGCGTCACCCATGCCGCCTGGCCGCACTTGCGCAACAAGGGCTACGGGCGCATCGTCATGACTACTTCGGCTGCCGGCATCTATGGCAATTTTGGCCAGGCCAACTACAGCATGGCGAAGATGGGTTTGATCGGCATGGCGAATACCCTGGCGATCGAAGGCGCCGCCAAGAACGTGCTGGTCAACACCATCGCGCCGCTGGCCGGTTCGCGCATTTCGGAAACGGTGATGCCGCCGCAGATGATGGAAGCGCTCAAGCCGGAGTTCGTGGCGCCGCTGGCGGCATACCTGTGCCACGAGAGTTGCCGGGAGAACGGCAGCTTGTTCGAGGTCGGCGCCGGCTTCCACGCCAAGCTGCGCTGGCAGCGCACGCAAGGCCATCATTTCCACGGACAGGCTTTCGGCCCCGAACAGGTGGCCCGGCATTGGCAAGAGATCGTCGATTTCGACGACGCTACTTATCCTGCCAGCATAGGCGAATCGCTGATGTCCATCGTGCAGGACGTCGGTTCGCCGTTTGGCCAGAGTAAGGCATGACCCGCCATGATCCGTAATGGCTAATCCGCTGCTGTCCGGCATCCGGGTGCTCGACCTGACCCGTTTGCTGCCCGGTCCCTTTTGCAGCCTTTACCTGGCGCAGATGGGGGCCGAGGTGGTCAAGCTGGAAGAGCCGCAAGGCGGCGACTACGCACGCATGCTGTCGCCTGAATTGTTCACCCTGGTCAATCGCGGCAAGAAATCGGTGACCCTCGATTTGCGGCAGCCGGAAGCGGTCGCCGTGCTGAAGGTCATGGTGTCGCAAGCCGACGTCCTGATCGAATCGCTCCGGCCCGGCGTGATGGACAAGCTGGGCTGCGGCTACCAGGAACTGAAGATCATCAATCCGCGCCTGGTCTACGCCGCGCTGACTGGCTACGGCCAGACCGGCCCCTACAAGGACCGGGCCGGGCACGACATGAATTACTGCGCCTACGCCGGCCTGCTGGACCAGAGCGGCGCCGCCGGCGGTCCGCCGGCGCTGTCGAACTTCCAGAGCGCCGACCTGGCCGGCGGCGCGCTGACCTGCGCCCTGGGCATCCTGGCGGCGGTGATAGGCGCCCGCGCCTCGGGCCAGGGCACCATGGTCGACGTCGGCATGCTGGACGGCACGCTGGCGCTGCAGGCGCTGTCGCTGGCAACCGTCCGCACCCTGGGCGCGAGCGCGGCGCGCGGCGGCGATATCTTGAGCGGCGGCCTGGCCAACTACAGCATTTACGCCTGCGCCGACGGCAAGCACGTGGCGATGGCGGCGCTGGAGCCCAAATTCTTCCTCAATTTCTGCAAGACCGTCGAGCGGCCCGACCTAGCGGCCATGCCGCTGGCGCCGGGGCCGGATGGCGCAGCTTTGCGGAGCGCCCTGGAGGCGTTGTTCAAGACCCGCTCGCGCGATGAATGGGAGTTGCTGCTGGCTGACCGCGACTGCTGCGTATCGGGCATCTACACCCCGCAGGAAGCGCTGGACAACCCGCAGGTCAAGGCACGCGGCCTGGTGCGGATGGAAGACGGCAAGCCGTTGCCGGAGCTGCCGATCAAGTTCAGCGATGCGGCCGGCGCGGCTGGCGATTGTCCGGCATTGGGCGCTGATACCTCCAGCGTACTGGCGGGATTGGGATTTGGCGCGGCGGCGCTGGCGGCACTGCGCGCAAGCGGCGCGATTTGAAGCAAGGCTGTCCTGCAGAATAAAAATATCGGCAAGCGGTTATCCAGATCGATGGGCGAGGAGGCAATATGGACGTGCAAAAGAATCCGGTGCAAATGCTGTTGCAGTGGGCGTCGCAGAAGCCCGACATGCCTTGGCTGTTCCAGCCGGTCGATGGCCAGTGGCGAGCCATCACAAGAGGCCAGGGCTGCGACCAGGTCAGCCGCATGGCGGCGGCGCTGAAGGCGATGGACTGGGAACCCGGCAGCCGCATCTGCATCTCCGGCCGCAACACCGCGCACTGGATCATGGCCGACCTGGCGATCGCCATGGTTGGGCATGTCAGCGTCGGCCTGTACCCGAAACAGGCGGCGGCCACCACACGTTATATCTTCGAACATAGCGAGGCCAAGGCGGTGTTCCTCGGCCCCATGCCGGACGCCGACGATTTCATGGGGGCGATTCCGGAATCGGTCTGCACCATCTCGTTTCCCTACCAGGAAACGCCGGCGGGCCGGTTCAAGTGGGACGAACTGGTTGCGGCCAACCAACCGATGACGGACTACCAGGCGCCGCCGCAGGAGGCGCTGATGACCCTGATCTACACTTCCGGCACCACCGGCAATCCGAAGGGGGTGATGCTCAGTTACGGCAACGTATTGTTCGCGGTGTACAGCATCATGGACCTGGCGCCGTCGCCTACCCAGGAACGCTATTTTTCATACATGCCGCTGGCGCACGCATTCGAGCGCTTTGCGATCGCCATCCCCAGCTGCTACAACGGCGGCGAAGTGCATTTCCTGGAAAACGTCGACAAGATGGGCGAGCAGCTGGCGCAGGTGGCGCCGACCCGTTTTTTTGGCGTGCCGCTGGTTTACAGCCGGATACAGAACGCCATCCTGCACAAGATGCCGCAGCGGAAACTGGACCGGCTGATGGCGATTCCCCTGTTGCGGAACATCATCCGGCGCAAGATCCGCACCGCCGTCGGCTTGCAGAATACCCGCATTTGCCTGTCCGGCGCGGCGCCGATACCGGTGGCGTTGCTGGACTGGTACCGCCGCAACCTGGGGCTGGAAGTGCTGCAAGGTTATGCGCCGACCGAAGCCTCGGTCTATTCCAGCGCTTGCCTGCCGGGCAATAACCGCAGCGGTTCGGTCGGCAAGCCGCCGCCGAATGCAGGATTCAGATTGTCGGATGAAGGCGAAATCCTGTTCAAGCACCCAGGGCTCATGATGGGATACTACAAAGACCCCGAGAGCACCAGTGCCGCCTTCACTGCGGATGGCTACCTGCGCACCGGCGATAAAGGCAGGGTGGACCAGGACGGATACCTGTATATTACCGGCCGCGTCAAAGACATCTTTAAAACCGCCAAGGGGAAATATGTGGCGCCCGCGCCTATCGAATGTTCGCTGGCGCGCAATACCGACCTGGAGAACCTGTTGTTCATCGGCAGCGGCATGAACCAGCCGGTGATGGCGGTGACCCTGACCGCAGCCGCGCGCAGCAAGCCGCGGGCAGAAGTAGAGCAGCAGCTGATCGCCGACATGGCGCTGGTCAATGCGACGCTGGAGCCGCATGAAAAGATCGCCAAATGCGTGGTGCTGAAAGACGCCTGGAGCATAGACAACGGACTGATGACGCCGACCATGAAAGTCAAGCGCGGCGAAGTGGAAAAACGTTATGCTGCGTTGATGGAGAAGGAACTGCAGATACGCAACGCGGTCGGATGGGAATGACAAGCGATAGCACGGATTTTAAACAACCAGAGGAACAGCAATGACAGTCAACGACATCATCAAGCTCATGCCGTCGGGCCTGAACAGCGTAGCCGCGGCGGACATGAAAAGCAGCATCCAGTTCGATATTGCGAAACCGATGTACCTGCTGATCGATCATGGCACATGCACTGCGCACGAAGGCGTGGTCGATGCGCCGGATGTGGCGCTGACCATGGCCGACGAGGATTTGAAGGCGATGCTGAAAGGCGAACTCAACGGCGCCATGGCGTTCATGAGCGGCAAGCTGAAACTGAAAGGCGACCTGATGCTGGCCCAGCGCATTCCTTCCCTGTTCGACGCCAGCAAGATCGGCTGAACCGCCTGCGGCTCTTCGTCGTTGCCGAGGAAGAGCCGCGGCCTGTCGTGAGCTCGCTATTCGAAGTGTTTGCCTTGTTCCGCCATTTTCACCAGTATCGCGGCCGGTGCGAAATAACTGCCGAACTGCTCTGATAGCTGGTTCGCGCGCCGGACAAAATTAGCGACGCCGTAGGCGTTGATGTATTGCAGGGCGCCGCCCTGGAACGGTGCGAATCCCCAGCCGAAAATGCTGCCGATATTGGCGTCGGCGACGGTCAGCACTACCTGTTCCTCATAACACTTTGCGGCTTCGTTGGCCTGCACAAACATCAAACGTTCGATCAAGTCCTTTTGCGGCAGCTGCGTGGCTGCGAGCGGGAAGGCCTGCTGCAGGCCGGGCCACAGGTGCTTGCTTTCGTTTTCTGGATAATCATAAAATCCCTTGCCGGCTTTTTTGCCTTTGCGGTCGAGCTGGGTCACCATTTTTTCCAGCCCGGCATCGGCCGGATGGCCGGCGAAAGGTTTGCCGGCTTCGGCGAAATCCTTGCGCGTCTGTTGCAGGATATGCAGCGACAAGGACAGGCTGACTTCATCGTGCACTGCCAGCGGCCCCACCGGCATGCCGGCCTGCAAGCCCGCCATCTCGATGGCGCGCGGATGCTGGCCTTCCATCAGCAATTTCAAGCCTTCCATCACATAGGTGCCGAATACGCGCGAGGTGTAGAAGCCGCGTGAATCGTGGACTACGATCGGTGTTTTCTTGATCTGCTGCACGTAGTCGAAACCGCGCGCCAGGGTTTGCTGGCTGGTCTGCCGGCCGACGATGATTTCGACCAGCGGCATCTTGTCCACCGGCGAGAAGAAATGCAGGCCGATGAAATTTTCCGGCCGTACGCTGGCCTGCGCCAGGCCGGTGATCGGCAGGGTAGAGGTGTTCGAGGCAAACACTGCGTCGGCGCTGATCAGCGCTTCGGTTTTGCGGGTCACTGTTGCCTTGACCTCGCGGTCTTCAAACACCGCCTCGATAATCAGGTCGCAGCTTGCCAGGTCGCCGAAATCCACGGTCGGCCTGATGCGATCCAGCAGGGCTTGCTTGCCTTCCGCGGTTTGCTGCTTGCGCTTGATCGCCTTGTCGAGCAGCTTGCTGGAATAGTCCTTGCCGTTTTCGGCGGTTTCCAGGCTGTTGTCCAGCAACACCACTTGTATGCCGGCCTTGGCCGAGGCATAGGCGATGCCGGCGCCCATCATGCCGGCGCCGAGTATGCCTACCTTGCTGACCTTGGATGGCGCGATGCCTTCCGGGCGCGACTTGCCCTTGTTGATGGCGTTCAGCTGGAACCACAAGGTGCCGATCATGTTCTTGGCGACCGGCGACAAGGCGCAGTTGACGAAGTAGCGCGATTCGATTTCGCAGCCGGTATCGAAATCGACGATGCCGCCTTCGAATACGCAGCTCATGATGTTGGTCGCCGCAGGATAATTGCCATGGGTCTTGGCGCTTGCCATGGACGGCGCAATCGCCCACAGCTGGCCGTTGCCCGGGCTGCGCGAGTCGCCGCCGGGCCAGCGGAATTTCTTGTCGTCCCACGGCTGCTTGGCCTTGGGATTGGCCAGGCACCAGGCTTTGGCCTTGGCCAGCAAGTCTTCCCTGTCGCTCGCCAGTTCCTGGATGATGCCTTGCTGCAGCGCTTCTTCGGCGCGCAGCTCCTTGCCTTCCAACATCAGCTGCAGCGCGCCCTGGATGCCGATCATGCGCGGCAGGCGTTGTGTGCCGCCGCCGCCCGGCAGCAGGCCGAGCTTGACTTCCGGCAGGCCGAACTTGGCTTTCGGATTGTTGATGGCGATGCGGTGATGGCAGGCCAGCGCCAGCTCCAGGCCGCCGCCCAGCGCGGTGCCGTTCAGCGCGGCCACCACCGGCCGGCCGCATAGTTCGAGGCGGCGCAGGAAACCTTTGAATTGCTGCACCAGGTCGAAGGCTGTTTGCGCCTCAGTAATCTGGAACAGTTTTTCGATATCGGCGCCGGCCACGAAATCCGCCTTGCCTGAGGTAATGATGACGCCGGCGATAGCCGGGTCGGCTTCGATGGCGGCGATCGCCTCCATGAACGGCGCGGTCAGCGCTTCGTTCAATACATTCATCGACCGTCCTGGCATGTCCAGGGTCAGGGTCACGATATTGTCGCCGTCTTTTTGAAAATTTACGCTCATGATCTGGATCCAGTCTGTTAGACACGTTCAATGATGGTGGCGATGCCCATGCCGCCGCCCACGCACAGCGAGATCAGGGCAGTCTTCTTGCCGCTGCGCTCCAGCTCGTCGAGCGCGGTGCCGAGGATCATGGCGCCAGTTGCGCCCAGCGGATGGCCCATGGCGATCGAGCCGCCGTTGACGTTGACCCGCGCCGGATCGATCTCCAGGTCGCGGATGGCGCGCATCACGACTGCGGCAAACGCTTCATTGATTTCAAACAGGTCGATGTCCTTGGCCGACATCTTGGCCTTGGCCAGCGCTTTGCGCGCAGCCGGAGCGATGCCGGTCAGCATGATGGTTGGCTCCGAGCCGGTGACGGCAGTGGCGACAATCCGAGCGCGCGGCTTCAGTCCCAGCTTCTGCCCCATCTCCTTGCTGCCGACCAGCACCAGCGCGGCGCCGTCGACGATGCCGGAAGAATTGCCGGCGTGGTGCACATGGTTGATTTTTTCGACGGTGGTGTACTTGCGCAGCGCGGTGGCGTCGAAACCCATCTGGCCGATCTGCTCGAAAGCGGGATTCAAGGCCGCCAGGTTTTCGATGGTGGTCTGGGCGCGGATGTATTCATCGTGGTCCAGCACTACCAGGCCGTTGAGGTCGGTCACCGGCACCAGCGATTTTTTGAAATAACCTTCGGCGCGCGCATGGGCCGCCTTTTTCTGTGACTGCAGGGCAAAGTTGTCGACATCGCTGCGCGAGAAATTTTCCAGCGTCGCGATCAGGTCGGCCCCTATGCCTTGCGGCGCAAAGCCGGTGACCTGGTTGACCCGCGGGTCCATGAACCAGGCCCCGCCGTCCGAACCCATGGCCCAGCGCGACATGCTTTCGACGCCGCCGGCCACCACCAGCTGCTCTTGGCCGGACATGACTTTCATCGCCGCCAGGTTGACCGATTCCAGGCCGGAAGCGCAAAAGCGCGATTGCGTCACGCCCGCCACCGACTGGTCCCAGCCGGCATACAGCACCGCGGTGCGGGCGATATCGGCGCCTTGCTCGCCGACCGGCGTCACGCAGCCGAGCACGACGTCGTCGACCTGCGAAGTATCGAGGCGGTTGCGCTGCTCCAGCGCCTGCAGCAGCTGGGCCAGCAGGTTGACCGGCGTGACCTGGTGCAGGCTGCCGTCTTTCTTGCCCTTGCCGCGCGGGGTCCGTACGGAATCGAAAATATAGGCTTCAGTCATAGCGTCTCCGGCTTGTATGTTCTAGTAATTAAAATTACACTTAGCTTGATGCTGATTCATCCTGAATGCCACTGTAGTTAAAGCAGCAGCCAGCGTCAATTGGTAATCCACTCTAAACCTGGGCGGAAATAGGCTGCCGATTCAATAGTAATATTAATTACACATATGGCAAAACCATAACAAAATCTATGGCTTC
Proteins encoded in this region:
- the ugpB gene encoding sn-glycerol-3-phosphate ABC transporter substrate-binding protein UgpB: MKLKALAIACTLATMSIAAHAATEISWWHSMAGALGDRVNGLADEFNKSQSEYKVTPVYKGAYDEAMAAATAAYRAGNAPDILQVFEVGTATMMYSKGAIKPVSEVMKLAGEPFDPSAYVPAIGGYYAAPKGGGLLSLPFNSSTTVMFYNKDMFTKAGLDPNKPPVTWQELAVDAAKLKASGAKCAYTTTWQSWVELESFSTWHNVEFASKNNGFDGLDTRLKFNSPLHVKHIENLANWAKQGYFTYAGRKDEATSKFYAGECGILTGSSSSYADIAKNSKFKFGIATLPYYNDVPGAPQNTMIGGASLWVMGGKKTEDYKGVAKFFKFLSKPEVQAKWHQETGYLPTTTAAYEITRKSGFYERNPGTDVPVKQMITKTTDKSRGIRLGNMPQIRTIIDEELENVWTGKITPKQALDTAVERGNLLLERFEKTNK
- a CDS encoding acyl-CoA dehydrogenase family protein, translating into MIPRLLFNSDHEEFRQSLRRFLQAEVLPRHAAWEEQGFVDRDVWQRAGELGFLCTNMPENYGGSGVDRKFSTIVLEELASSNASGIGWPLHSDIVAPYLLRYGSEELKQAWLPKMAAGTAITAIAMTEPGTGSDLQAIQTTAIEDGDDYIVNGSKIFITNGYNSDMVVVAVKVGDKSRGAKNVSLLVIEAGRPGFSKGKPLKKIGMKAQDTCELFFDNVRVPKSNIIGQVGAGFTMLMQELAWERLLIAITSVANAEAMLTATIEYTRDRQAFGRAVSSFQNTRFKLAEMKTELQIARVFVDRCVELEVAGELRVDAAAAAKYWCSDLQGKVLDQCLQLHGGYGFMQEYPVARAYIDARAQRIYGGTNEIMKEIISRSI
- a CDS encoding SDR family oxidoreductase; this translates as MENELQNALRYDGRVAIVTGAGNGLGRVHALLLGARGAHVVVNDLGGDVHGGGKSSAAADQVVAEIKAAGGSAVANYDSVEDGSRIVQTALDHFGGVDIVINNAGILRDSSFAKMSADDWDLIYRVHVLGAFRVTHAAWPHLRNKGYGRIVMTTSAAGIYGNFGQANYSMAKMGLIGMANTLAIEGAAKNVLVNTIAPLAGSRISETVMPPQMMEALKPEFVAPLAAYLCHESCRENGSLFEVGAGFHAKLRWQRTQGHHFHGQAFGPEQVARHWQEIVDFDDATYPASIGESLMSIVQDVGSPFGQSKA
- a CDS encoding CaiB/BaiF CoA transferase family protein; this translates as MANPLLSGIRVLDLTRLLPGPFCSLYLAQMGAEVVKLEEPQGGDYARMLSPELFTLVNRGKKSVTLDLRQPEAVAVLKVMVSQADVLIESLRPGVMDKLGCGYQELKIINPRLVYAALTGYGQTGPYKDRAGHDMNYCAYAGLLDQSGAAGGPPALSNFQSADLAGGALTCALGILAAVIGARASGQGTMVDVGMLDGTLALQALSLATVRTLGASAARGGDILSGGLANYSIYACADGKHVAMAALEPKFFLNFCKTVERPDLAAMPLAPGPDGAALRSALEALFKTRSRDEWELLLADRDCCVSGIYTPQEALDNPQVKARGLVRMEDGKPLPELPIKFSDAAGAAGDCPALGADTSSVLAGLGFGAAALAALRASGAI
- a CDS encoding AMP-binding protein → MDVQKNPVQMLLQWASQKPDMPWLFQPVDGQWRAITRGQGCDQVSRMAAALKAMDWEPGSRICISGRNTAHWIMADLAIAMVGHVSVGLYPKQAAATTRYIFEHSEAKAVFLGPMPDADDFMGAIPESVCTISFPYQETPAGRFKWDELVAANQPMTDYQAPPQEALMTLIYTSGTTGNPKGVMLSYGNVLFAVYSIMDLAPSPTQERYFSYMPLAHAFERFAIAIPSCYNGGEVHFLENVDKMGEQLAQVAPTRFFGVPLVYSRIQNAILHKMPQRKLDRLMAIPLLRNIIRRKIRTAVGLQNTRICLSGAAPIPVALLDWYRRNLGLEVLQGYAPTEASVYSSACLPGNNRSGSVGKPPPNAGFRLSDEGEILFKHPGLMMGYYKDPESTSAAFTADGYLRTGDKGRVDQDGYLYITGRVKDIFKTAKGKYVAPAPIECSLARNTDLENLLFIGSGMNQPVMAVTLTAAARSKPRAEVEQQLIADMALVNATLEPHEKIAKCVVLKDAWSIDNGLMTPTMKVKRGEVEKRYAALMEKELQIRNAVGWE
- a CDS encoding SCP2 sterol-binding domain-containing protein, which encodes MTVNDIIKLMPSGLNSVAAADMKSSIQFDIAKPMYLLIDHGTCTAHEGVVDAPDVALTMADEDLKAMLKGELNGAMAFMSGKLKLKGDLMLAQRIPSLFDASKIG
- a CDS encoding 3-hydroxyacyl-CoA dehydrogenase NAD-binding domain-containing protein, whose protein sequence is MSVNFQKDGDNIVTLTLDMPGRSMNVLNEALTAPFMEAIAAIEADPAIAGVIITSGKADFVAGADIEKLFQITEAQTAFDLVQQFKGFLRRLELCGRPVVAALNGTALGGGLELALACHHRIAINNPKAKFGLPEVKLGLLPGGGGTQRLPRMIGIQGALQLMLEGKELRAEEALQQGIIQELASDREDLLAKAKAWCLANPKAKQPWDDKKFRWPGGDSRSPGNGQLWAIAPSMASAKTHGNYPAATNIMSCVFEGGIVDFDTGCEIESRYFVNCALSPVAKNMIGTLWFQLNAINKGKSRPEGIAPSKVSKVGILGAGMMGAGIAYASAKAGIQVVLLDNSLETAENGKDYSSKLLDKAIKRKQQTAEGKQALLDRIRPTVDFGDLASCDLIIEAVFEDREVKATVTRKTEALISADAVFASNTSTLPITGLAQASVRPENFIGLHFFSPVDKMPLVEIIVGRQTSQQTLARGFDYVQQIKKTPIVVHDSRGFYTSRVFGTYVMEGLKLLMEGQHPRAIEMAGLQAGMPVGPLAVHDEVSLSLSLHILQQTRKDFAEAGKPFAGHPADAGLEKMVTQLDRKGKKAGKGFYDYPENESKHLWPGLQQAFPLAATQLPQKDLIERLMFVQANEAAKCYEEQVVLTVADANIGSIFGWGFAPFQGGALQYINAYGVANFVRRANQLSEQFGSYFAPAAILVKMAEQGKHFE
- a CDS encoding acetyl-CoA C-acetyltransferase — its product is MTEAYIFDSVRTPRGKGKKDGSLHQVTPVNLLAQLLQALEQRNRLDTSQVDDVVLGCVTPVGEQGADIARTAVLYAGWDQSVAGVTQSRFCASGLESVNLAAMKVMSGQEQLVVAGGVESMSRWAMGSDGGAWFMDPRVNQVTGFAPQGIGADLIATLENFSRSDVDNFALQSQKKAAHARAEGYFKKSLVPVTDLNGLVVLDHDEYIRAQTTIENLAALNPAFEQIGQMGFDATALRKYTTVEKINHVHHAGNSSGIVDGAALVLVGSKEMGQKLGLKPRARIVATAVTGSEPTIMLTGIAPAARKALAKAKMSAKDIDLFEINEAFAAVVMRAIRDLEIDPARVNVNGGSIAMGHPLGATGAMILGTALDELERSGKKTALISLCVGGGMGIATIIERV